The DNA sequence CGAAAGTCCCAGCTGCTGTTCCAGGTATTGCACATAGCCATGCAGAAAGTGATAAGGCCGCTGATTGCTTTGATGAATCAACGGGTAGTGCATGTCGATGACTGAGACATCAGCATCATGCTCATTGAGAGGCGTGATGTGGGGATTATTCAGCCACAGATCATCGGCTGAGGTTCGAACATCGGTGGTGTATTGACTGGGATAAGCAACATGCAGGTCTCTGACCGCCGCTGTCAGCATCAGGATATCACCCGGGCTCTGAAATGATCTTAAGATCAGCTTTGACACCCCAAACTCCCCATCCCTGGGACCGACTCCAACTAAATCATTGATCAGATGGATCTGTCAAAAAGTTCGGTTAAGTGGAACCGAAGCCAACAAGAAATGAAAATATATACATATTTTCAGGATTCATGGGAACACTGCGTTCGTGGATAGATATTACGAGAGGGGATCGCTCAATCAAGAGGATTTTGAGATTAATTTGTATATTCCTATCCCGTTGTCATGAACATATGCCCCAATTCCTTACTGGTCAGAAACTTAAGCATCTACCAGCAAAATTGAATTTCCCGTGAACGAATTTAGTTTTAAAGTTGAGACCTGTTTGCGTTCCGGGCTCTCAACTTCTCTTCGTATGGGCCGACACTAAATTCGTGAAGCGGGCGGAATCGGTGCGATTTTTGAATCGCTGCATTGAGCGCTGAGACAATTGGATTTGGCTTTAGGAAGGGTTCGGGAGTGTCATTGAGCAGTAGTAATCCTTTTAGTGAAATTCCAATCTCAGTCTGCCGGCGTTGAGTCTGATTGGGGTTCGTCGAGGGAATAAAGGATCTGTTTGAGAGCTTGAAATGCCAGAAGACCGCATTGCATGCGGCGTGGAGAGAGAGGAATGCGGATTTGTTTCAACATGGACGGTGCACCGAATTGTTTTAGGTGTTCGATTGGTTGTCCCTGGATGAATTCACAGAGAATCGAAGTCGCGGCCTGGCTGATTATGCACCCCTGTGCCTCAAAAGCTGCATCCTGAATTGTGTTGTCCTTGATCAGCAGATCCAGAGTGACCTGATCGCCGCAAGTGCGGTTGAGAATCGTTTGACTGGATGAGGGATTCTCAAGCCGGCCACGGAATTCCGATGCTTCAAAATGGTCGCGGAGGAATGTTTCTTCATCGAAGTCGTTTGTATCATCCACTGAGAATTCCCTCCGATTCAATTCATAGATCTTTAGAGTCACATGGTATATTCGTGACTCCTTCTTGATTGAAATCTTGCGTGAATGAATCGGGGATTTCAAGTTCAATTTGCTCACTGCTCTTGCAATGGAGTTCTACTATATTCGATATTTAGATCTATCTTGAGTGCGGCTAAAGTGTATTTTCTGACATTATTCATGACTGAGGATTATTCAAAGCTTAGGGCCAATTTTGAAAACTTTTCAGGATTTAGTCTCCTCCGACAAGCTTTTTAGTTCTGATAGCTTTTGAAATTCATCCAATAATTCCTGATAATTGGATGCAAGATACCTAACGACACGGGCGTTGTTAAGTAGTTTTTTGAGATAGCCAATCACAATCACCAGGTTCAAAGTATTTTTACCGTGAGTATCTTCGATCTGTTTGAAATCTCTGGTAATGGATTCCATTTCACGTTCCATACGCGCTAAGTCAGCTTGCGAGATACCATTGTTCTCTTTTGGTTGTGCCGATTCGATTAGTTGATCTTCTGGGGTCGATGCAATCAGAAAATTTGCATAGCGCGCTGAGTAATTCGTTGTGGCACACATCAGTTCCGCCATTTCAATCTGTCGCATTGCTTTTGCTTTGCGAAGTTGTCGAAAGGTATCGGCATTAGCTTGCTTCCCTCTCAGCAGTTGCACTACTTCTGGGCAGATCCCATTCAGTAAATTTTTCTTTTCTCTTATATTTGCGATATTCACATTGAGGGCAGCAGCAATGGTGTCTTCGGAGACCCCATTATTGATCGCTTTCATGATCATAAAGTGTTCTTGAACAGCATTTAATCTGTTGATTTTATGATTATAGGTAAACGCCTCATCTTCGAGTGCAATCAGACAGTCTACATTCTTCTCTCCAGAATCCATCAGGATGTCATACCGAACATGCCCATCGAGAAGTAAGAATTCCTTACCGTTTTCCTGAGGAAAGACTACCAGCGGCTCTATGATTCCCAGTTTTTGAATTGAGGCTGAGATGCTAAGGTACTTTTTAGACTTACGAGTACTCGGGGAAATTCGGTGTAAAGGTAAAATGCTCGAAATAGCAATCGATTGAACTCTGGATTCACATGCAAAGTGGATCTTCTTTTTAGAAGTCATGTCGCTTCTCCATAGATTTGAGAAATAAGATATGCTGGAAGTGTATCGAGATCTTCAGCTTGCAAAATTGTGGTCATCTGCTCGTCCTGAAATAATTGCCGCAGAGCTGAGACCACAAATAACAGTTGGGTCTCGCATAAGCGGGACTTATGTATCAGGAGTTTCTGTTTTGCTGTTTCTTCTTCATATACGCGTAAAAGTTTCTGAGATGAGACTTCGTCTTCTTTCTTTTTTCGGGGAGTGGGTTTAAGCCCCTTTCCGTTCATGCGTCTTTTTTCTACCAGTTTCCGGGCAGTCAGTAATTTATTTCCACGTAACGTGTTTTTCTCGTATGCCTCAGTCAGAGCTTTTTGAATCTGATGATCGTTGGAGCTGGCGATAATTACTGCGATGCTGATTGGGATCTGTCCTTTTTCTACTGCCTGGAGTAAACGTTCTTCTCCCTTTTTGAGCAACTTTACAATGCCACGCACGTAGGACACTTCCAGAGCAGTTTTTTCGGCGATCTGTGCGAATGTGTAATTC is a window from the Gimesia benthica genome containing:
- a CDS encoding iron-sulfur cluster assembly scaffold protein codes for the protein MDDTNDFDEETFLRDHFEASEFRGRLENPSSSQTILNRTCGDQVTLDLLIKDNTIQDAAFEAQGCIISQAATSILCEFIQGQPIEHLKQFGAPSMLKQIRIPLSPRRMQCGLLAFQALKQILYSLDEPQSDSTPAD
- a CDS encoding plasmid partitioning protein RepB C-terminal domain-containing protein; protein product: MTSKKKIHFACESRVQSIAISSILPLHRISPSTRKSKKYLSISASIQKLGIIEPLVVFPQENGKEFLLLDGHVRYDILMDSGEKNVDCLIALEDEAFTYNHKINRLNAVQEHFMIMKAINNGVSEDTIAAALNVNIANIREKKNLLNGICPEVVQLLRGKQANADTFRQLRKAKAMRQIEMAELMCATTNYSARYANFLIASTPEDQLIESAQPKENNGISQADLARMEREMESITRDFKQIEDTHGKNTLNLVIVIGYLKKLLNNARVVRYLASNYQELLDEFQKLSELKSLSEETKS
- a CDS encoding plasmid partitioning protein RepB C-terminal domain-containing protein — encoded protein: MKNNRDLEIHLIPLEHISVLNPRERGKRKFAQIINNIEKLGLKKPITVTPKEHTRGNQEYYLVCGQGRYEAYKILGEPEIPALIVNVTKEELLLMSLVENLARRQHSTLELVRDISDMRDRNYTFAQIAEKTALEVSYVRGIVKLLKKGEERLLQAVEKGQIPISIAVIIASSNDHQIQKALTEAYEKNTLRGNKLLTARKLVEKRRMNGKGLKPTPRKKKEDEVSSQKLLRVYEEETAKQKLLIHKSRLCETQLLFVVSALRQLFQDEQMTTILQAEDLDTLPAYLISQIYGEAT